The segment CCGTCATCCCTGCCGGCCCGCCCGCGACTCGGACCCGCCGGAACCGGGACCGGCGGCCTCCTCGGGCCGTGGGACCGGCCCGGGCCAGGGGCAGCGGCCCGGGTCCGGACGGGCCCGGACCGCTGCGTCCGGTCCGGTTCCTCCTTCCGCCGGGGCCGGCCTCCGGCCAGCGGCCTACGCCGGGCCCGCTCCGTTCCCCTGGCCGCCGGGGCTCCGGCCGAATTCCCCGTCCCCCCCGGTGTTCTGGCGGCGATGGGCCTTGACGGACTCCTGAGCGACGGCGATGTCCTCTGCCGACTCGAAGCGCCGGTCCAGCAGCCGGTCGGTGTGTTCCACCAGCCCGCTGTCGTCCCCCGCGTCTTCGTAGACGTCGGGATAAGTGGCCGGTTCCCACACGTCCTGGGGCGTGTCGGAACTGCCGTACTGGGCCACCGACTGCCAGGCGTCTTCCCCGTCGAAGTCGATCTCGCCGGTATCGTCGCGCCACGAGCGGGCGAAAGGCGGCGAGAGGACCTCCTCTTCCACGGGCCGGGCGGTGCCCCGCACCTTCTTCTCCCGTTCGGCCATGGCGGTGGCGCATCCGGCGCAGAAGGGCGTGGCCGGGAGCACCTCCAGCCGTTCCCGCGGGATGGGCCGCCCGCAGCGCTGGCAGTAGCCGTAGGTTCCGTCGTCCAGCCGCGCCAGGGCGGCGTCGATGTCGTGCAGGGCCCGCTGGATGTCCCGCCGGCGGCCGATGTCCTTGGCCATCTCGAAGGTTTCCGTGCCCACGTCGCCGGGATGGTTGTCGTAGGTGGAAAGCTCGCTGATGGACTCCCGCTGGGAAAGCCGGCCGATGTCGCTGTTGTAGCGCAGGTCCCCGGCAAGGCGGCGCCGCTCCTCCAGAAGGCGCCTGCGGAAGTGCTCGCGGACTTCCGGTCGCATGGACCATTCCCCCTCTTCGCCGGCGGCCGCCCTCAGGGACCGGGCGGGGCGCCGCCCGGCCCCGGCGTGCCACCGTCCAGCTCGGTGCGGACGATGCGCAAGAGGTCGGCCACCAGGCTGCCGATGTACGGCAGGTTCAGTTCCACCGCGCGCTGCAGGGCCAGAAGGACCAGGGCGCCCAGCAGCGTGAACCCCACCGCCGCCCCCAGCCCCCGGGCCACCCCGGCCAGGAAGTTCATCCAGAAGAGCCGGCCCGGGTCGCGAAAAAGGGCCAGGTACTCGACGATGCTGATCCGCTCCCACCGCCAGGCGAGTTCGTCCAGCCGGTGGAGGATGCCCGACAGCAGGGCCCGAGGGGGCGGTCCGGGGCGCCCGGCGCGCCTGCCCCCGGCGGCACCCGGTCCTTTCCCCGCCCCCGCCCCCGCCCCCGGAAGGGGCCACCGGTCCCGGAAGGCCGGGACCGGGCCGGGGGAATGCGGGATGGTGGCCGGCACCCGCTGAATGGCCACCCCGGCGGCGCTGCGCCGGCTGACGGGAGCCGGCGCCGGCTCTCCCGGGCGGAAGGAGCGGGATGCCCGGCGGGCACCGTCCCGGAGACGGCGGCCGCCCCGCTCCTTGGGCCCCCGAGGGGCACTCCGGGGCGCTCCCGCCCCGGTCCGGGGCCGTCGGGCGGCGCCGCCGGACGGGAGGAACCGGCCCACGGCAGGCCGCCCGTCCCGGCCACCGGCCAACCCGGACCCCATGGCGCGGCCGGGCTTTTCCGGCCCGGCGGCATCGTCCCCACCCGCCACCACGGCTGCCGACCTCCCTTGCGTCGCCGGCGTGCCCGTCCGGCCGGCGCGCGCCGCCGGCCCCCGCGGTGCCCGGCCTTTCCAGGCCCCCGGCCTGAAAGGGACGGCGCACCCTCCCAGGTCTTGGCGGGAAGGGGCAGGCGGCACCGGCCTTCCCGCGCCCGCGGAGGCAGGACCGGGCGCCACCCGCCCCGCCGGATCCAGGACGCCGGGACGCCCTCGCCTTCTCTAGCCTGTCCCGGCCATCCCTAAGCAACGCTGGATTCCCGCTGGGGGTACCCCGGCGCCGGAGGCGGGGCATGGAAGCATTGCGGCGCCCCGCTCGATCGCGGGGCGCCGCAATGCGCGCCGCAGGATCCCCTCGCCGGTGGGCCGGCTCGCCGCATCAGTGCCGGCCAGGCTCAGTCCCCCGTTGCTTCGACCCGGAACTCGGCGTCCAGGCGCTGCAGCCGGGCGGTGATGCCGCCGTACTCGAGCTCGGAGATGGGCAGCATGGCCGGCTGGAAGAAGCCCTGCTGGCGCATGGCCACCGCCTTCGCCACGATGCGGTGGCGGATGGGCTCCCACACCGGGTCGGCAAACAGGTCGACCGGACCCGTCAGCCGCCCCTCGTGC is part of the Thermaerobacter subterraneus DSM 13965 genome and harbors:
- a CDS encoding TraR/DksA C4-type zinc finger protein; amino-acid sequence: MRPEVREHFRRRLLEERRRLAGDLRYNSDIGRLSQRESISELSTYDNHPGDVGTETFEMAKDIGRRRDIQRALHDIDAALARLDDGTYGYCQRCGRPIPRERLEVLPATPFCAGCATAMAEREKKVRGTARPVEEEVLSPPFARSWRDDTGEIDFDGEDAWQSVAQYGSSDTPQDVWEPATYPDVYEDAGDDSGLVEHTDRLLDRRFESAEDIAVAQESVKAHRRQNTGGDGEFGRSPGGQGNGAGPA
- a CDS encoding DUF5665 domain-containing protein, which translates into the protein MVAGGDDAAGPEKPGRAMGSGLAGGRDGRPAVGRFLPSGGAARRPRTGAGAPRSAPRGPKERGGRRLRDGARRASRSFRPGEPAPAPVSRRSAAGVAIQRVPATIPHSPGPVPAFRDRWPLPGAGAGAGKGPGAAGGRRAGRPGPPPRALLSGILHRLDELAWRWERISIVEYLALFRDPGRLFWMNFLAGVARGLGAAVGFTLLGALVLLALQRAVELNLPYIGSLVADLLRIVRTELDGGTPGPGGAPPGP